GCACTGTCCCGTTATGGTAAAGGAGCTGAGATCGTAGCACCATACCAACAGCACTTTGCTTTACTTCCCCTTCCACCGGCAGCACTCAGGATCCCGGGTGAAACCACCGAAAAACTGCACAAACTGGGCTTAAACCGGATTGAACGCTTTATAAACATGCCCCGCAGCACCTTAAGAAGAAGGTTTGGCGAGAACCTGCTCATCAAAATAGCACAGGCCATGGGCGATGAACCTGAGGCCTTTATCCCAATTAGCACCATTCAGGAATTTGAAGAAAGGCTGGCCTGCCTGGAACCTATCCGCACAGCCAAAGCTATTGAAATTGCCATCGAAAGACTGCTTGGTAAACTTTGTTTAAGACTTAAAAAAGAAGGATTGGGCCTGAGAAAAGCAGTACTGAAAGGTTACCGGATAGATGGAAAAACAATATCAACTGCTATCGGCACCAACCGCCCAAGTGATGACCCCATACACCTGATGAAACTCTTTACACTCAACATTTCGGGAATTGCACCTGGTATGGGCATTGAGCTTTTCACGCTAAGTGCTGAAAAGACCGAAAAAATGGAACGTCCACAGGAAAAAATCTGGGCCGGTCAGGCCGGCCTTGACAGCCAGCCGCTGGCAGAATTACTGGACCGCGTAGCTGGAAAAGTGGGTAAAAATGCCATCCACCGTTACCTGCCCAGGGCAGACTACTGGCCTGAAAGAGCAATTAAACAGGCTAAAGATCTCAGTGAAGACAGCGGAATAAATTTCTATAATCCCTTGAACCGTCCCATACAGCTGCTTCCAAGACCGGAACGGATCGAAGTTACCGCACCCATCCCCGATTATCCGCCCATGCTCTTTATCTACCAGGGTGTGCGTCACAGCATCAAAAAAGCAGACGGACCGGAAAGACTCGAGCGTGCCTGGTGGCTGGAAGAAGGAGAACACCGTGATTATTATACTGTCGAAGATGAAAAAGGGAACCGCTACTGGCTTTTCCGCTCAGGCCACTATGCCGCCGAAAACTCGGCCTGGTTTATCCATGGATTTTTTGCCTAAAAAGAAAAGCGATGGAATATACCGAACTTCAGGTCACCAGCAACTTCAGTTTCCTGCGCGGCGCTTCGCACCCCGAAGAAATCGTGGAAGAGGCTGTCCGCATGGGTTATAAAAAAATTGCCATTACCGATCACAATACCCTTGCAGGGATCGTGCGTGCACACGCCGCCACCAGAAAACTTGATTTCCAGCTCATACCCGCCTGCAGGTTAAACCTTGTGGACGGTGCATCCCTGCTCGCCTATCCCACGAACACCGAAAGCTATGGCAGACTCTCTGCACTGCTCAGCCTTGGCAATCTGCGTACCGAAAAAGGCAGCTGCGAACTTTATAAAAAAGATATATTCGAATATTCAAAAGATATTATTTTCATCGCCATCGCACCAGATAGCCTTTCGGAGAACTTTGATTTTCAAGCGGACTTTTACGCAGACCTTCAGACCTACAAAGAGGGACTTGGGAAAAACCTGTACCTGGGCATTAACAGGAGCTATCAGGGAGAAGACCAGAAGAGGATGTTCCGCCTTTCGGAAATCTCCAAAAAAAACGGTATTCCGCTGGTGGCAACCAATGATGTCTATTACCATAACCCCGAAAGGCGTGAACTGCAGGATGTACTGACCTGTGTAAGGGAAAAATGCACCATCCAAAATGCAGGCTACCTGCTTTTCCAGAATGCCGAGCGGCACTTAAAGCCGGAAGAAGAAATGAAAAGGCTTTTCCGACAATATCCCGATGCACTCAAAAATGCCGTAAAAATTTCTGATGCCTGCACTTTTAGCCTTGATAGCTTAAAATATATTTATCCAGAGGAGATCACCTCGGAAGGCAGAACGCCGCAACAGGAACTGGAATACCTGACCATAAAGGGGGCGCACGAAATCTTTGGTGAACACCTACCCAAAAAAGTAACCGATAACATCAGCCATGAGATGAAATTCGTGGAGGAAATGAACTATGCTTCCTATTTTCTCACCGTTTACGATATCGTGCGTTTTGCAAGGAGCCAGCATATCCTTTGCCAGGGCCGTGGCTCTGCCGCCAACTCCACCATCTGTTACTGTTTGGGCATCACCTCGGTCGACCCCACCAAATTCGATCTTTTATTTGAACGTTTTATATCTTCCGCCCGCAACGAACCGCCCGACATTGATGTGGACTTTGAACATGAACGCAGGGAAGAAGTCATCCAGTACATCTATAGTAAATACGGACGCGACCGCGCAGCCATTGTAGCCACCGTCACCCAGCAGCGCCAAAAAGGTGCGATCCGCGATGTGGGTAAAGTGATGGGGCTATCAGTGGATACCATCAACCGGCTCTCTTCCTCCATCTGGGAATTTACCGATGAATGGTTCGAGGGCGGAAAACTTACCGAACAGGGCCTCAACCCGAATGATCCACTGCTTCGAAAAGTGCTTAGCCTTACCGCCCAGATGATGGGCTTTCCAAGACAGCTGGGTCAGCATACAGGAGGCTTCGTCATCACCAGGGGCAAACTGACCGACCTCTGCCCCATCCTCAATGCCCGTATGGAAGAGCGCACCAATATCGAATGGAACAAAGACGATATCGACACATTGGGCTTTCTCAAAATCGATGTACTTGCCCTTGGCATGCTGACCTGCATCAGAAAAGGATTCGATCTGGCCAAAGCGCATTACAACCTTGATCTGACCATGGCCAAGATCAACGAAAATGAAGATCCCAAGGTTTATGAAATGATCAGCCATGCCGATACCCTGGGCGTTTTCCAGATCGAAAGCCGTGCCCAGATGTCCATGCTGCCACGCCTGAGGCCCAAATGTTTTTATGACCTGGTGATCGAAGTAGCCATTGTACGTCCAGGCCCCATCCAGGGTGATATGGTCCATCCCTACTTAAGACGGCGTAACGGAGAAGAAAACGTGGAATATCCTTCCGAAGAGTTAAAAGATATTCTGCACCGAACATTAGGCGTTCCCCTCTTTCAGGAACAGGCCATGAAGATCGCCATTGTTGCCGCAGGCTTTACCCCAGCAGAAGCAGATGAGCTGCGCAGGAGCATGGCCACCTTTAAGGCCAAGGGCATGGTGACCAAGTTTGAAGAAAAACTCATCACCGGTATGACCAGTAAAGGTTATACCGAGGACTTTGCCAGACGCGTATTCAAACAGCTCGAAGGTTTTGGAAGCTATGGTTTCCCAGAAAGCCATGCGGCCAGTTTTGCCCTGTTGGTCTACGTATCCTGCTGGCTCAAATGTTATTATCCCGATGTCTTTGCCACAGCCCTGCTCAACAGCATGCCCATGGGCTTTTACCAGCCTGCCCAGATCGTCATCGATGCTAAAAAGCATGGCGTGGAAATCAGGCCCATTGACATCAATTATTCCACCTGGGACAACCGACTGGAAGAAAGGTCCGGAAAATT
The nucleotide sequence above comes from Pedobacter riviphilus. Encoded proteins:
- a CDS encoding Y-family DNA polymerase → MTKRFLSIWFPFLLTDWKTIRRPEWKERAMVCAGTGHGRMMVTATNKEANAQGIHNGMPLADARAIVHELEVFDEKPGRKEKLLEGLARWAIRYTPLSSTDPDGILLDITGCCHLWGGEEAYLKHISSRLQSSGYTVKAAIADTIGTSWALSRYGKGAEIVAPYQQHFALLPLPPAALRIPGETTEKLHKLGLNRIERFINMPRSTLRRRFGENLLIKIAQAMGDEPEAFIPISTIQEFEERLACLEPIRTAKAIEIAIERLLGKLCLRLKKEGLGLRKAVLKGYRIDGKTISTAIGTNRPSDDPIHLMKLFTLNISGIAPGMGIELFTLSAEKTEKMERPQEKIWAGQAGLDSQPLAELLDRVAGKVGKNAIHRYLPRADYWPERAIKQAKDLSEDSGINFYNPLNRPIQLLPRPERIEVTAPIPDYPPMLFIYQGVRHSIKKADGPERLERAWWLEEGEHRDYYTVEDEKGNRYWLFRSGHYAAENSAWFIHGFFA
- a CDS encoding error-prone DNA polymerase encodes the protein MEYTELQVTSNFSFLRGASHPEEIVEEAVRMGYKKIAITDHNTLAGIVRAHAATRKLDFQLIPACRLNLVDGASLLAYPTNTESYGRLSALLSLGNLRTEKGSCELYKKDIFEYSKDIIFIAIAPDSLSENFDFQADFYADLQTYKEGLGKNLYLGINRSYQGEDQKRMFRLSEISKKNGIPLVATNDVYYHNPERRELQDVLTCVREKCTIQNAGYLLFQNAERHLKPEEEMKRLFRQYPDALKNAVKISDACTFSLDSLKYIYPEEITSEGRTPQQELEYLTIKGAHEIFGEHLPKKVTDNISHEMKFVEEMNYASYFLTVYDIVRFARSQHILCQGRGSAANSTICYCLGITSVDPTKFDLLFERFISSARNEPPDIDVDFEHERREEVIQYIYSKYGRDRAAIVATVTQQRQKGAIRDVGKVMGLSVDTINRLSSSIWEFTDEWFEGGKLTEQGLNPNDPLLRKVLSLTAQMMGFPRQLGQHTGGFVITRGKLTDLCPILNARMEERTNIEWNKDDIDTLGFLKIDVLALGMLTCIRKGFDLAKAHYNLDLTMAKINENEDPKVYEMISHADTLGVFQIESRAQMSMLPRLRPKCFYDLVIEVAIVRPGPIQGDMVHPYLRRRNGEENVEYPSEELKDILHRTLGVPLFQEQAMKIAIVAAGFTPAEADELRRSMATFKAKGMVTKFEEKLITGMTSKGYTEDFARRVFKQLEGFGSYGFPESHAASFALLVYVSCWLKCYYPDVFATALLNSMPMGFYQPAQIVIDAKKHGVEIRPIDINYSTWDNRLEERSGKFHALRLGFRQIKGMNTEDIEYLTNGRKKAYSHIHELMDAGLSLSALERLADADAFRSIGLDRRAALWEVSAMADRPVALFENQPSESSLEMQATLPLMSKGEHVIQDYASTSLSLKAHPVSFVREQLSLLRVLPTQDLAQAKDGQTIKVAGLVLVRQRPGTAKGVCFITIEDETGFTNLVVFENLFEKFRKEIIQSRLLMVEGKLQIEGEVIHVIVKRCFDLTNLLRSMDREENNGFPTVAFSRSDERTAAYSGKDLPDKGTPVDFVIPGGRNFK